In one window of Ruminococcus albus AD2013 DNA:
- a CDS encoding HAD family hydrolase, which produces MKTQWIFFDIGSTLIDETKAYEHRIYDAIEGTDITFEQFNKMRKYFASQNLRGDIEAIEYFGLKRTPWHSEDEYPYPDAEKVLAYLHGKGYKLGVIANQSPGTEERLHSWGLLKYFSTVAASAELGISKPDKKIFLKALEISHCSPENATMIGDRLDNDIYPAMLLGMKTIWIKQGISAYQQLDNNGSAPDHIIKSLIELTEIF; this is translated from the coding sequence ATGAAAACACAATGGATATTTTTCGATATAGGCTCGACCCTCATTGACGAAACAAAAGCCTACGAACACAGGATATACGATGCCATCGAAGGCACAGACATAACATTTGAGCAGTTCAATAAAATGCGAAAATACTTCGCATCGCAGAACCTGCGGGGCGATATAGAAGCAATAGAATACTTCGGTCTGAAAAGAACACCCTGGCACAGCGAAGACGAATATCCCTATCCCGATGCCGAAAAAGTGCTTGCATATCTCCATGGCAAGGGATATAAACTGGGTGTAATTGCAAACCAGTCCCCGGGCACGGAAGAAAGGCTTCACAGCTGGGGCTTGCTGAAATATTTCAGCACAGTGGCAGCATCAGCCGAACTCGGCATCTCAAAGCCTGACAAAAAGATATTCTTAAAAGCTCTGGAAATATCACACTGTTCCCCGGAAAATGCCACCATGATCGGCGACAGACTCGATAATGACATCTACCCCGCTATGTTACTTGGTATGAAAACGATCTGGATAAAGCAGGGCATATCAGCTTATCAGCAGCTTGATAACAACGGATCAGCCCCCGATCATATCATTAAAAGCCTTATAGAACTGACCGAAATATTCTGA
- a CDS encoding DegT/DnrJ/EryC1/StrS family aminotransferase, whose amino-acid sequence MNSNDKNYTKMIDKYVTGKILVTRSSMPEYEEYCEEIRDIWDTRWLTNMGPKHKKLQEDLKKYLDVEQLDLLTNGHMALELTMQALGLTGEVITTPFTFASTTHAIVRNGLTPVFCDIDHDNFTIDTTKLESLITDKTSAIVPVHVYGNICNIEEIQRIADKYGLKVIYDAAHTFGETYKGKGIGSYGDVSCFSFHATKVFNTIEGGAVCFKDPAFGNAIYDLKNFGIHGPEIVESVGANAKMNEFCAAMGICNLRHVDDEINKRRAVVERYHERLDNTEGIRLNKNAPDVKPNYAYLPIIIEPEKFGCDRDEVYSVLAEHNIFARKYFYPLTNTFDCFNGKFDPNDTPIALKISKQVLTLPLYADLKQEQVDLICDIILSCKK is encoded by the coding sequence ATGAACTCAAATGATAAAAACTATACCAAAATGATAGATAAGTACGTCACAGGCAAAATACTTGTGACACGTTCCTCTATGCCCGAATATGAGGAGTACTGCGAGGAGATACGTGATATCTGGGATACACGCTGGCTCACAAATATGGGTCCCAAACACAAAAAGCTTCAGGAGGACCTTAAAAAATATCTGGACGTTGAACAGCTCGACCTGCTGACAAACGGTCATATGGCGCTTGAACTTACCATGCAGGCACTGGGTCTCACAGGCGAAGTCATCACAACTCCCTTCACCTTTGCCTCCACAACACACGCCATAGTCAGAAACGGTCTGACTCCCGTTTTCTGCGATATCGACCACGATAACTTCACTATCGATACCACAAAGCTTGAATCTCTGATAACCGATAAGACCTCAGCTATCGTTCCCGTTCACGTTTACGGAAATATCTGCAATATCGAGGAGATACAGCGCATCGCAGATAAGTACGGTCTTAAAGTTATCTACGATGCCGCACATACTTTCGGCGAAACTTACAAGGGCAAGGGCATAGGCTCTTACGGCGATGTTTCCTGCTTCAGCTTCCACGCTACAAAGGTATTCAACACTATTGAGGGCGGTGCGGTCTGCTTTAAGGACCCCGCTTTCGGAAACGCTATCTACGATCTGAAAAACTTCGGTATCCACGGACCCGAGATCGTTGAATCCGTAGGCGCAAACGCAAAGATGAACGAATTCTGTGCCGCTATGGGCATATGCAACCTCCGCCATGTTGATGACGAGATAAACAAGCGCCGCGCAGTTGTTGAGCGTTATCACGAACGCCTTGACAACACCGAGGGCATCAGACTGAATAAGAACGCTCCAGATGTAAAACCCAATTACGCATATCTCCCAATTATCATCGAACCTGAAAAGTTCGGCTGTGACCGTGACGAGGTATACAGCGTGCTTGCAGAACACAATATTTTCGCAAGGAAGTATTTCTACCCTCTCACCAATACATTCGACTGCTTCAACGGCAAATTCGATCCCAACGATACACCGATTGCACTGAAGATCAGCAAGCAGGTACTCACTCTGCCGCTCTACGCCGATCTTAAACAGGAACAGGTCGATCTCATCTGCGATATCATTCTTTCCTGCAAAAAATAA
- a CDS encoding ATP-grasp domain-containing protein produces MDLKGKRLLILGATTVEIEIINEAKKLGVYTIVTDNHTDWSLAPAKYVADEAYDLSWSDMDALEKLCRERNVDGCLAGYSERRVECLTELCKRMGFYCYTEGADLETIFSKDKFREACINAGIPATSAYDIHDENISFPVIVKPVDNAGSRGVSVCKDREELNKAYENACKSSISGRAIIEEFLDGDDPRYEPVFFYTIHNGTATLSNSLDRIMVDFGFGEGIIKQAVGNVYPSRYLESFIEKQDAQYRELFRSLGMKNGYALMQGKMKNGNFVTVDLGYRLEGSLTFHYSDFINGMNVIQMMIRHALTGTMGDDSIINEKDVPRLDKTGVTLTLLATKGTIASISGLDEIKNEKCVIYVCPKMKVGTVCKLPADYSQVFARIYMCSDDKQELRDTIEKIYSTVRVLDEEGNNMLIGRYDADELK; encoded by the coding sequence ATGGATCTTAAAGGTAAAAGACTTCTGATACTCGGCGCAACTACCGTCGAGATCGAGATAATAAACGAAGCAAAGAAACTCGGCGTGTATACTATCGTCACCGACAACCACACCGACTGGTCGCTGGCACCTGCAAAATATGTGGCTGATGAAGCCTATGATCTCAGCTGGTCGGATATGGACGCGCTGGAAAAACTATGCAGGGAAAGAAATGTTGACGGCTGTCTTGCAGGATACAGCGAAAGACGAGTTGAGTGCCTGACAGAATTATGTAAAAGAATGGGCTTTTACTGTTACACCGAGGGTGCAGATCTGGAAACGATATTCAGCAAGGATAAATTCCGTGAAGCCTGCATAAATGCAGGTATCCCCGCAACCTCTGCATACGATATCCATGATGAAAATATCAGTTTTCCCGTTATCGTCAAGCCTGTCGATAATGCGGGAAGCAGAGGTGTATCTGTCTGCAAAGACCGCGAAGAACTGAATAAAGCATACGAGAACGCCTGCAAGAGTTCCATCAGCGGACGGGCTATCATTGAAGAATTTCTTGACGGTGATGACCCGAGATACGAGCCTGTATTTTTCTACACTATCCACAACGGCACAGCAACACTTTCCAACTCCCTTGACAGGATAATGGTAGATTTCGGCTTCGGCGAAGGTATAATAAAGCAGGCAGTCGGAAATGTATACCCCTCAAGATATCTTGAAAGCTTTATAGAAAAGCAGGACGCTCAGTACAGAGAACTGTTCCGTTCACTGGGTATGAAAAACGGCTATGCGCTTATGCAGGGCAAGATGAAAAACGGCAATTTTGTTACCGTTGATCTCGGTTACCGCCTTGAAGGTTCACTTACCTTCCACTACTCAGATTTCATCAACGGCATGAACGTTATACAGATGATGATACGCCATGCACTTACAGGAACAATGGGCGATGACAGTATCATCAATGAGAAAGATGTTCCCCGCTTAGATAAAACAGGCGTTACACTTACACTGCTCGCCACTAAAGGTACGATAGCAAGTATCAGCGGACTTGACGAGATAAAGAACGAAAAGTGCGTTATCTATGTTTGCCCTAAAATGAAAGTCGGTACCGTGTGCAAGCTCCCTGCGGATTACTCCCAGGTGTTCGCGCGTATCTATATGTGCTCGGATGACAAACAGGAACTCCGTGATACTATCGAAAAGATATACAGCACCGTCAGAGTGCTTGATGAAGAAGGAAATAATATGCTGATAGGGAGATATGATGCAGATGAACTCAAATGA